AACTCCATGCTAGAGGCCGACCCCCAACAACGTGGGGAGTCGGCCTCGTGACGATCATGAGAGTACTGAGGTGTTTCGACCTACCAGTTGGCGGCAGCTGCCGAGGAGTTGTAACCGGTCATACCACCATTCGTGGTATCGAGCGTGCAACCAGGGGCGCTGGTGCCGCTGTAATAGTAGGTTCCGGCCCCCGTTCCAGTGGCCACATCAGCGATACCAAAGTAGTGACCCGATGCAGACTGCTCTGACAAACACACGTATGGTATCGTAGCACTCGATGGGCTCGTTGTCACCGTGATCTTCGGCGTTGTCCCCGTAAGATCATTGGTATAGGCAGGATCAAGGGGTGCTAAGTTCGCTGCATCGACATACGTCTGATTGTTGGTGTAGGCGACAGACTCTGATGTCAAGAGGTTGCGCAGGTCAGTCTCTGCGGCCTTGTTTTGCGCGGACGTCCGGGCACCCAGAAACGTTGGGATCGCGATCGCCGCGAGAATGCCCATGATCAAGATCACGACCATTAACTCGATGAGGGTAAACCCGGACTCATCACTCTTTGTCAA
This Ferrimicrobium sp. DNA region includes the following protein-coding sequences:
- a CDS encoding type II secretion system GspH family protein is translated as MSQIYRKLTKSDESGFTLIELMVVILIMGILAAIAIPTFLGARTSAQNKAAETDLRNLLTSESVAYTNNQTYVDAANLAPLDPAYTNDLTGTTPKITVTTSPSSATIPYVCLSEQSASGHYFGIADVATGTGAGTYYYSGTSAPGCTLDTTNGGMTGYNSSAAAANW